A single Gambusia affinis linkage group LG22, SWU_Gaff_1.0, whole genome shotgun sequence DNA region contains:
- the LOC122825409 gene encoding trace amine-associated receptor 1-like produces MDPDVTVNSTVTVTDLHPCYEIIDFGYKLTATPSVICVLLYGFLMVLATVTVCGNLLVVTSIIYFKQLHTPTNTLILSLAVADLLVGVLVFPLSMAFSLSSCSYNESLFCKVRDSFDILFSTCSIMHLCCISVDRYYAVCQPLTYRSKISRHVVAIMIAVSWGVSALIGVGVTIPRLKNEQCLENCFIDVLMANTIGPILSFYLPVVIMLCIYLKIFLVAQRQARSIQSMKSGATASKMERKATKTLAIVLGVFLCCWSPFFLCITFLPFTSNSVPIPVIETLNWLTLSNSMLNPFIYGFFYTWFRSAVKMIASGKILRGNLANLRLY; encoded by the coding sequence ATGGACCCAGATGTGACTGTGAACAGCACAGTTACTGTGACTGACTTACACCCATGCTATGAAATAATTGACTTTGGTTACAAACTAACCGCCACTCCTTCTGTTATATGTGTACTGTTATATGGATTTCTTATGGTATTGGCTACTGTGACTGTATGTGGAAACCTCCTTGTAGTAACATCAATAATTTACTTCAAACAGCTTCACACACCCACCAACACTCTCATTCTGTCTCTGGCTGTGGCCGACCTGCTGGTTGGGGTTTTAGTGTTTCCTCTCAGCATGGCTTTCTCTCTCAGTTCTTGTTCCTATAATGAGAGTTTATTTTGTAAGGTCCGTGACAGCTTTGATATATTGTTTAGTACATGCTCTATCATGCACCTGTGTTGTATTTCAGTTGACAGGTACTATGCTGTGTGTCAGCCTCTCACATATAGATCTAAAATCAGCCGTCATGTCGTTGCCATCATGATCGCAGTGAGCTGGGGTGTTTCTGCTCTCATTGGAGTCGGAGTGACAATTCCTAGATTAAAAAATGAGCAATGTttggaaaactgttttattgatgtTCTGATGGCGAACACTATTGGACCTATATTGTCGTTTTACCTTCCAGTGGTCATAATGCTTTGCATCTACCTGAAGATTTTCCTTGTTGCACAGAGACAGGCACGAAGCATCCAGAGCATGAAGTCCGGAGCAACAGCCAGTAAGATGGAGAGAAAAGCCACCAAAACTCTGGCGATTGTTCTGggagtgtttctgtgttgctggTCTCCTTTCTTCCTTTGCATCACTTTTCTGCCTTTTACCAGTAATTCAGTACCAATCCCAGTGATTGAAACACTTAACTGGTTAACATTGTCAAATTCAATGCTTAATCCATTTATCTACGGGTTTTTTTACACCTGGTTCAGGTCGGCTGTTAAAATGATTGCTTCTGGGAAAATATTACGAGGCAATTTAGCTAACTTGAGATTGTATTGA
- the LOC122825869 gene encoding trace amine-associated receptor 1-like, translated as MEEETGFYVGYDFHPCYEINNVSKIMRRTSSTICTLLYIFLGLLSVITVCGNLLVIISIIYFKQLHTPSNYLIVSLAVADLLVGIVVFPLSTSFSLSYCLYYRNLFCKIRDSVDVILSSTSISNLCCISVDRYYAVCQPLTYRSKINTGVVLVMILISWGISILVAVGFIIVEVNQGKCQDNCFSDAVLEKVFAPMISFYLPVTIMLYIYLRIFLVAQRQARSIQIAAESGATVSNMERKATKTLAIVLGVFLMCWLPFFLCFSLQLLGGVSVMVYETLNWLALSNSMLNPFIYAFFYSWFRSAFRMIISGRIFQGSTNTKLF; from the coding sequence ATGGAAGAAGAAACTGGTTTTTATGTTGGTTATGACTTCCACCCTTGTTATGAAATTAACAACGTCTCTAAGATAATGAGAAGGACTTCTTCTACAATATGTACTTTGCTCTACATTTTTCTTGGTTTACTGTCTGTTATTACAGTGTGTGGAAACCTCCTTGTAATAATCTCCATCATTTACTTTAAGCAGCTCCACACCCCGTCTAACTACCTGATCGTCTCTCTGGCTGTGGCTGATCTACTTGTTGGGATCGTAGTCTTTCCTCTGAGCACGTCTTTCTCTCTCAGCTACTGTCTGTATTACAGAAACCTATTCTGCAAAATACGAGACAGCGTCGACGTCATACTGAGCTCGACCTCCATTTCAAATCTGTGCTGTATTTCTGTGGACCGGTACTATGCAGTGTGTCAGCCTCTGACATACAGATCGAAGATAAACACTGGTGTTGTTCTGGTTATGATCCTCATCAGCTGGGGAATTTCTATACTTGTTGCTGTCGGTTTTATTATTGTGGAGGTAAATCAGGGAAAATGTCAAGACAATTGCTTCTCTGATGCTGTGcttgaaaaggtttttgcaCCCATGATCTCGTTCTATCTCCCAGTGACCATAATGCTGTATATCTACCTGAGGATATTTCTTGTCGCACAAAGACAGGCTCGCAGCATCCAGATTGCAGCAGAGTCTGGAGCGACTGTGAGCAACATGGAGAGAAAGGCAACCAAAACTCTGGCCATTGTTCTAGGAGTTTTCCTGATGTGCTGGCtgcctttctttctctgtttttccctcCAGTTGTTGGGTGGTGTGTCAGTGATGGTGTATGAAACCCTTAACTGGCTTGCTCTGTCCAACTCGATGCTCAACCCATTCATCTACGCCTTCTTTTACAGCTGGTTCAGGTCGGCTTTCAGAATGATCATTTCTGGAAGAATCTTTCAAGGAAGTACAAACACTAAGctgttttga